The Oncorhynchus nerka isolate Pitt River linkage group LG24, Oner_Uvic_2.0, whole genome shotgun sequence genome has a window encoding:
- the LOC115108285 gene encoding serine/threonine-protein kinase STK11-like gives MNDEDIHEHMDYLENDLTMCMETFIHRIDSTEVIYEPRRKKAKLIGKYLMGDLLGEGSYGKVKEMLDSETLCRRAVKILKKKKLRRIPNGEQNVKKEIQLLRRLRHKNIIQLVEVLYNEEKQKMYMVMEYCVCGMQEMLDSVDEKRFPVFQAHGYFCQLLDGLEYLHSQGIVHKDIKPGNLLLTTDGALRISDLGVAEALHPFAEDDTCCTSQGSPAFQPPEIANGLDTFSGFKVDIWSAGVTLYNITTSLYPFEGDNIYKLFENIGKGDYSVPEECGPLLSGLLRGMLEYDPEKRFSIQNIRQHNWVRKKHPATEPLVPMPPSADRKDAWRSMTVLPYLEHLHGYADQDDEDDDELFYGDGEIIYSQGFTMTGRVHEDGLEQNGHQGGCVGPGLGLGLRTLCVNGTETDQDHYPTTSRTRSRSERLSSSSSSNPSRKGVSTYSRIRKLSNCKQQ, from the exons ATGAATGACGAGGACATCCATGAACACATGGACTATTTGGAGAATGACTTGACCATGTGCATGGAAACCTTCATCCACCGCATCGACTCCACTGAAGTCATCTACGAGCCGCGGAGGAAGAAGGCCAAGCTGATTGGGAAGTACCTGATGGGAGACCTGCTGGGGGAGGGCTCCTACGGGAAGGTGAAGGAGATGCTGGACTCTGAGACCCTCTGCAGGAGGGCAGTCAAGATCCTCAAGAAGAAGAAGCTGAGACGCATCCCCAATGGGGAGCAAAATGTAAAAAA AGAGATTCAGCTGCTACGAAGATTAAGGCACAAGAATATTATCCAGTTGGTTGAAGTTTTGTATAATGAGGAGAAGCAAAAGAT GTATATGGTGATGGAATATTGTGTATGTGGAATGCAGGAGATGTTGGACAGTGTTGATGAGAAAAGGTTTCCAGTCTTTCAAGCTCATGG GTACTTTTGCCAGCTGCTAGATGGCTTGGAATATTTGCACAGCCAAGGAATAGTTCACAAAGATATTAAACCAGGGAATCTACTGCTGACGACGGATGGCGCACTAAGAATCTCCGACCTGGGTGTAGCAGAG GCGCTGCACCCATTTGCAGAGGACGACACGTGTTGTACGAGCCAGGGCTCTCCGGCCTTCCAGCCCCCAGAGATTGCCAACGGCCTGGACACCTTCTCAGGGTTCAAAGTGGACATCTGGTCTGCTGGTGTCACACT tTATAACATAACAACCAGCCTGTACCCTTTCGAAGGTGACAACATCTATAAGCTGTTTGAGAACATTGGGAAGGGAGACTACAGTGTTCCAGAGGAGTGTGGCCCTCTGCTCTCTGGCCTGTTAAGAG GAATGCTTGAGTATGACCCTGAGAAGAGGTTCTCAATACAAAACATTAGACAACACAA CTGGGTAAGGAAGAAACACCCTGCAACGGAGCCTCTGGTGCCCATGCCCCCTAGTGCTGATCGGAAGGACGCGTGGCGTAGCATGACCGTACTGCCCTACCTGGAGCACCTGCACGGCTATGCCGACCAGGACGACGAGGATGACGACGAACTCTTCTACGGAGACGGAGAGATCATCTACTCTCAGGGTTTCACTATGACAG gtcGGGTGCATGAGGATGGGCTGGAGCAGAACGGGCACCAGGGGGGTTGTGTGGGgccggggctggggctggggctcaggaccCTATGTGTGAACGGCACGGAGACAGACCAGGACCACTACCCAACCACCAGCAGGACCAGGTCTCGATCAGaacgcctctcctcctcctcctcctccaacccctcacgcAAAGGAGTGTCCACCTACAGCCGCATCCGCAAGCTGTCCAACTGCAAGCAGCAATGA
- the fstl3 gene encoding follistatin-related protein 3 has product MGFLTALFGVTLVALCQIFGSYHVNAGMCWLQQSQEQRCDMVLMRGVSREECCAGGRLDTAWSNTSLPINEVSLLGFLGIVSCKLCKETCDGVKCGPGKVCKMMVGRPQCVCSPDCTNISIKRAVCGSDGKSYRDECALLMARCKGHPDLEVMYQGECKKSCSNVVCPGTHTCVTDQTNSAHCVMCRMTPCPIPLKSEVPICGNDNITYPSACHLRRATCFLGRSIGVRHYGNCSSVPRNSLDLEGSEENSL; this is encoded by the exons ATGGGCTTTTTGACTGCTCTTTTTGGTGTGACACTTGTTGCTTTGTGTCAAATCTTTGGAAGTTACCATGTAAATG CGGGGATGTGCTGGCTGCAGCAGAGCCAGGAGCAGCGCTGTGACATGGTGCTGATGCGTGGGGTCAGCAGGGAGGAATGCTGCGCTGGGGGCCGTCTAGACACGGCCTGGTCCAACACCAGTCTGCCCATCAATGAGGTCAGCCTGCTGGGCTTCCTGGGAATCGTGTCCTGCAAACTCTGCAAAG AGACCTGTGATGGTGTGAAATGCGGCCCAGGGAAGGTGTGTAAGATGATGGTTGGAcgtcctcagtgtgtgtgttctcctgacTGCACTAACATCTCCATAAAGCGTGCTGTGTGTGGGAGCGATGGGAAGTCCTACCGTGATGAGTGTGCTCTGCTGATGGCCCGCTGTAAGGGCCACCCTGATCTGGAGGTCATGTACCAGGGAGAATGCAAAA AGTCGTGCTCCAACGTGGTGTGCCCGGGTACCCACACCTGTGTGACGGACCAGACTAACAGTGCCCACTGTGTCATGTGCCGCATGACCCCCTGCCCAATACCGCTGAAGTCCGAGGTGCCTATCTGTGGCAATGACAACATCACCTACCCCAGCGCCTGCCACCTCCGCAGAGCCACCTGCTTTCTGGGGCGCTCCATAGGAGTGCGTCACTATGGCAACTGCTCTA gtgttCCGAGGAACAGTCTGGATTTGGAGGGCAGTGAGGAGAATTCACTCTAG